In Felis catus isolate Fca126 chromosome C2, F.catus_Fca126_mat1.0, whole genome shotgun sequence, a single window of DNA contains:
- the LOC111556359 gene encoding keratin-associated protein 20-2-like: protein MCYYGNYYGGLGYGYGGLGCGYGCGYGGYGYACHRPCCFGRYWCSGFY, encoded by the coding sequence ATGTGCTATTACGGCAACTATTATGGTGGCCTGGGCTATGGCTATGGTGGCCTGGGTTGTGGCTACGGCTGTGGCTATGGTGGCTATGGTTATGCCTGCCACCGTCCATGCTGCTTTGGAAGATACTGGTGTTCCGGCTTCTATTGA